Part of the Paludisphaera borealis genome, AGTCGACGTAGATCGAGCCCTGGCCGTTCGATCCGAACGTGTTGCCGACGACCCAGTTGCTATTGGCCTTCGGCAGCAGCGCGACGCCGAACCCCTTGTTGGGGAACCAGACTCCGCTCGACGCCTGGCCGATGAAGTTGGAGGCCATGTAGTTGCCCGTCGCGTTCGAGACCTGGAACCCGTTGACCGAATTACCGGCGACGATGTTGCCGGTGATCGAATTCGCTTTCGCGCCCGATTCGACGTTGATGCCGACGGCCTGGGTGCCGACGACCGCGGTCTGGGCGACGTTCAGCCCGACGATGTTGTTCTGAACCCAGTTGCCGGGCGCGCCGGGGAACGAGGCGGTCCCCAGCGAGATGCCTCCCAGGGCGTTCGCCGCGATCACGTTGCCTCCGAACGGTCCGCCGACCGCGTTGCTCCCCGAGCCGTTGCCGATCAGCACCCCGAGCTCGCCGTTGGGAATCGCCGTCATGCCCGATTTATCCAGTCCGATCATGTTGGCGAAGACGACGTTGAGCTTGGTCGAGGGGTGAAGCAGCTCGACGCCGGACGACTTGTTGCCGGAGAGCACGTCCCCCGGACCGATGAAGTTCTCCTGCGCGCCGGCGGCGAGGAAGACGCCGTCGGAGTCGTTCCCGAAGCCCGACGCCGTCGATCCGGTCGGATCGGTGCCGATATTGTTGTACTGGATGGAATTCGTCTTGTAGATCGCGCCCGACCAGCTCCCGCCGATGTCCTCGCCGATGTTGAC contains:
- a CDS encoding NosD domain-containing protein: MSIRSSLRRTERLLSSRPASRKRFLPEVFGLEDRSLLSTFTVTNTSGDASAQGSLPWAIQQANNSSPGLDIVKFNLQGSAPFIIDVTSTLYLNDQVVIDGESQPGYAGKPLVVVRGNASVPSIFLLQGAGGQTSSGSTIQGLAMSNYTANAVTIFASSQGNWIQDNYLGFYYDGSNTLHTNKQFTAQPAAGVGLQSSFNTIRFNTMSGLYNGVNIGEDIGGSWSGAIYKTNSIQYNNIGTDPTGSTASGFGNDSDGVFLAAGAQENFIGPGDVLSGNKSSGVELLHPSTKLNVVFANMIGLDKSGMTAIPNGELGVLIGNGSGSNAVGGPFGGNVIAANALGGISLGTASFPGAPGNWVQNNIVGLNVAQTAVVGTQAVGINVESGAKANSITGNIVAGNSVNGFQVSNATGNYMASNFIGQASSGVWFPNKGFGVALLPKANSNWVVGNTFGSNGQGSIYVDSAAVGNALQDVPGIVRPGGGGKPKPPRGRG